Proteins from a genomic interval of Stenotrophomonas maltophilia:
- a CDS encoding TonB-dependent receptor plug domain-containing protein produces MINRKSLGRHPLSFALASAVLLIAAAPAFAQDAGSTQTAQDTPKETPKSKATNLDTVTVTGSRISRDVFNSVSPVQVVTREETTLAGFNSTAAALQSNSVTAGSAQINNSFGGYVTNGGPGANTLSLRGLGATRTLILLNGRRVAPAGSRGSVGSADLNVLPSAMVDRVEILKDGASSIYGSDAVAGVVNIITRKNVDGVEAEFQHNATESGGGDETRYSIVFGSTGERSHFSGSYEHYRRNEMTVGDRSWASCPTDNLRDMTVGNYFGSGDYIDPTTGKSKCFTLDSGGVTINTLGTATFGGFNRWRPNPAVTTGRLPGYESVGYYDRDTFDPGLLKESLVSPATTHTLFFQGGVDLGVMGDAEFYYEFLGNKRDSTQTGYRQLSYDYSVGNPLLGDLANLPAFALPTETSNGKNVSARTFIGFGNDRSKQSVDFFRATAGVRGRLGSEWNYDFMVSHADSDADYTFNTFLTDRLAQSLNVVSDGAGGFRCVDPANGCVAAPMLNAQTLAGKLPYEWKNFVYTPVTGNTSYKESTANLNVNGPLFDLPGGTAAGAFGVEYRKAKIDDTPSIHSINRNLYNLTSSDPTRGSDSVWEAYGEIELPLLSGVTAAEELTFNASARYTDYKSYGSDTTWKLGGLWTPVKWLSLRASYGTSYRAPALFEQFLGATSGFLNASSDPCNNYGSRNPTSPRYINCASQGLPTSFTATNSVRVDSIGGGLVGANLKAETSDAFTVGLVLQPEFGSGFGDLSFAVDYYDIEVENGVAQMGATYILSTCYNGTTGDFAANNGLCRLISRSPNNTLTVQNGYANLATDKVRGLDFTTRYVRDIGPGEFRANVQVSRFLEQSGKVFEDDPLVDANGRINNPKFTGQLDLTYKFKEWRVRYGMNWVDNMSSYAYYEEDPATSAYKLAVPNYITQDFSVQYTADKWQATAGVRNFADKEPPTISPGAGIYNTIGNAPLYSGYDYFGRTFFVNLSKKF; encoded by the coding sequence ATGATCAATCGCAAGTCGCTCGGCAGGCATCCGCTGAGCTTTGCCCTCGCTTCTGCCGTGCTGCTCATCGCAGCCGCTCCGGCATTCGCCCAGGACGCGGGTTCGACGCAGACGGCACAAGACACACCGAAAGAAACACCGAAGTCCAAGGCGACCAACCTGGACACGGTGACCGTCACCGGTTCGCGCATCAGCCGCGACGTGTTCAACTCGGTTTCGCCGGTGCAGGTCGTAACCCGTGAGGAAACCACCCTGGCGGGCTTCAACTCGACCGCCGCCGCGCTGCAGAGCAACAGCGTCACTGCCGGCAGCGCACAGATCAACAACTCCTTCGGTGGCTATGTCACCAATGGCGGCCCGGGTGCCAATACCCTGTCGCTGCGTGGCCTGGGCGCCACCCGTACTCTGATCCTGCTCAACGGCCGCCGCGTTGCACCGGCAGGCTCGCGCGGCTCGGTCGGCTCGGCCGACCTGAACGTGCTGCCCAGCGCGATGGTCGACCGCGTGGAAATCCTGAAGGACGGTGCTTCGTCCATCTACGGTTCGGACGCTGTGGCCGGCGTTGTCAACATCATCACCCGCAAGAACGTGGACGGTGTTGAGGCCGAGTTCCAGCACAACGCCACCGAGAGCGGTGGCGGTGACGAAACCCGATACTCGATCGTGTTCGGCAGCACCGGCGAACGCTCGCACTTCTCCGGCTCATACGAGCACTACCGCCGCAATGAAATGACCGTGGGTGATCGCAGCTGGGCCAGCTGTCCGACCGACAACCTGCGCGACATGACCGTGGGCAACTACTTCGGTAGCGGCGACTACATCGATCCGACCACCGGCAAGTCGAAGTGCTTCACGCTCGATTCCGGCGGCGTGACCATCAATACCCTGGGCACCGCCACCTTTGGTGGGTTCAACCGCTGGCGTCCGAATCCCGCCGTCACCACCGGCCGCCTGCCGGGCTATGAGTCTGTCGGCTACTACGACCGCGACACCTTCGATCCAGGACTGCTGAAGGAATCGCTGGTGTCCCCGGCCACCACCCACACTCTGTTCTTCCAGGGTGGCGTGGATCTGGGCGTGATGGGAGATGCCGAGTTCTACTACGAGTTCCTCGGCAACAAGCGCGACTCCACCCAGACCGGCTACCGCCAGCTGTCCTATGACTACTCGGTCGGCAATCCGCTGCTCGGTGACCTGGCCAACCTGCCGGCCTTCGCCCTGCCGACGGAAACGTCCAATGGCAAGAACGTGTCGGCCCGCACCTTCATCGGCTTCGGCAACGACCGCAGCAAGCAGTCGGTGGACTTCTTCCGTGCCACCGCCGGCGTGCGCGGCCGGCTCGGTTCGGAGTGGAACTATGACTTCATGGTCAGCCATGCCGACTCCGATGCGGACTACACCTTCAACACGTTCCTGACTGATCGCCTGGCACAGAGCCTGAACGTGGTGTCCGACGGCGCCGGTGGCTTCAGGTGCGTGGACCCGGCCAACGGCTGCGTTGCCGCACCGATGCTCAACGCGCAGACGCTGGCCGGCAAACTGCCGTACGAGTGGAAGAACTTCGTCTACACCCCGGTCACCGGCAACACCAGTTACAAGGAATCGACCGCGAACCTGAACGTCAATGGTCCGTTGTTCGACCTGCCGGGCGGTACCGCCGCCGGCGCCTTCGGTGTCGAATACCGCAAGGCCAAGATCGACGATACCCCGAGCATCCACTCGATCAACCGCAACCTGTACAACCTGACCAGCTCCGACCCGACCCGCGGCAGCGATTCGGTGTGGGAAGCCTACGGCGAAATCGAGCTGCCGCTGCTGTCCGGCGTCACCGCTGCCGAGGAACTGACCTTCAACGCCTCGGCCCGATACACCGACTACAAGTCGTATGGTTCGGACACCACCTGGAAGCTGGGTGGCCTGTGGACGCCGGTCAAGTGGCTGTCGCTGCGCGCCTCCTACGGCACCTCGTACCGTGCCCCGGCGCTGTTCGAACAGTTCCTGGGCGCCACCAGCGGCTTCCTGAACGCTTCCAGCGATCCCTGCAATAACTACGGGTCGCGCAATCCGACCAGCCCGCGTTACATCAACTGCGCGTCCCAGGGCCTGCCCACCAGCTTCACCGCGACCAACTCGGTACGTGTGGACTCCATCGGTGGTGGCCTGGTCGGTGCCAACCTGAAGGCCGAAACCTCCGACGCGTTCACCGTCGGCCTGGTGTTGCAGCCGGAGTTCGGCAGCGGCTTCGGTGATCTGTCCTTCGCCGTCGATTACTACGACATCGAAGTGGAGAACGGCGTTGCCCAGATGGGTGCCACCTACATCCTGAGCACCTGCTACAACGGCACCACCGGCGACTTCGCCGCCAACAATGGTCTGTGCCGCCTGATCAGCCGTTCGCCCAACAACACCCTGACCGTCCAGAACGGCTATGCCAACCTGGCCACCGACAAGGTGCGCGGTCTGGACTTCACCACCCGCTACGTTCGCGACATCGGTCCGGGCGAATTCCGCGCCAACGTGCAGGTCTCGCGGTTCCTGGAGCAGTCCGGCAAGGTGTTCGAGGACGATCCGCTGGTTGACGCCAACGGCCGGATCAACAACCCGAAGTTCACCGGCCAGCTGGACCTGACCTACAAGTTCAAGGAATGGCGTGTGCGCTATGGCATGAACTGGGTGGACAACATGTCCAGCTATGCGTACTACGAGGAAGATCCCGCAACCTCGGCGTACAAGCTGGCCGTGCCGAACTACATCACCCAGGACTTCTCGGTTCAGTACACCGCCGACAAGTGGCAGGCCACCGCTGGCGTGCGCAACTTCGCTGACAAGGAACCGCCGACCATCAGCCCGGGTGCCGGCATCTACAACACCATCGGCAATGCCCCGCTGTACAGTGGCTACGACTACTTCGGCCGTACGTTCTTCGTGAACCTCAGCAAGAAGTTCTAA
- the apbC gene encoding iron-sulfur cluster carrier protein ApbC, which produces MNSSPRRPHASQVQKGLTPHARIRNVIAVGSGKGGVGKSTTAVNLAVALQQLGARVGVLDADIYGPSVPAMLGLSGRPESPDNKSIEPLRAFGVDTMSIGYLIEEDTPMIWRGPMATSAMTQLFNDTLWDDLDFLLIDLPPGTGDIQLTLTQKIPLAGAVIVTTPQDIATLDAKKALKMFEKVEVPVLGIVENMAVHTCSNCGHVEHLFGEGGGERMAAQYGVPLLGSLPLQIGIREQGDSGTPITVAQPDSVPAQAYRHAAQRLIEEVGKRPRASIPILSSLL; this is translated from the coding sequence GTGAACAGTTCCCCCCGCCGCCCCCATGCCAGCCAGGTCCAGAAGGGACTGACGCCACATGCCCGCATCCGCAATGTCATCGCGGTCGGCTCCGGCAAGGGCGGCGTGGGCAAGTCGACCACCGCGGTCAATCTGGCCGTCGCGCTGCAGCAGCTGGGCGCACGTGTTGGCGTGCTCGACGCGGACATCTACGGCCCCAGCGTGCCCGCCATGCTGGGCTTGTCCGGCCGGCCGGAAAGTCCCGACAACAAGAGCATCGAACCGCTGCGCGCGTTCGGCGTGGACACCATGTCGATCGGCTACCTGATCGAGGAGGACACGCCGATGATCTGGCGCGGGCCGATGGCCACCTCGGCAATGACCCAGCTGTTCAACGACACTCTGTGGGACGATCTGGATTTCCTGCTGATCGATCTGCCGCCAGGCACCGGTGACATCCAGTTGACCCTGACCCAGAAGATCCCGCTGGCCGGTGCGGTGATCGTCACCACGCCGCAGGACATCGCCACGCTGGATGCAAAGAAGGCGCTGAAGATGTTCGAGAAGGTCGAGGTGCCGGTGCTCGGCATCGTCGAGAACATGGCGGTGCATACCTGCAGCAACTGCGGGCATGTCGAGCACCTGTTCGGTGAAGGCGGCGGCGAGCGCATGGCAGCCCAGTACGGGGTACCGCTGCTGGGTTCGCTGCCGCTGCAGATCGGCATCCGCGAGCAGGGTGACAGCGGTACCCCGATCACCGTGGCGCAGCCCGATTCGGTACCGGCCCAGGCGTACCGCCATGCCGCGCAGCGCCTGATCGAGGAAGTGGGCAAGCGCCCGCGGGCCTCGATCCCGATCCTGTCGTCGCTGCTCTGA
- a CDS encoding TonB-dependent receptor domain-containing protein, which yields MKYVSNTARRNTLAVALISALMAAAPAMAQDKATNLDKITVTGSLIPQTQVETQTPVMSITSEDIQARGFTSVAEVLQQSSLTTGGLQGGQTSGAFTQGAEASGMFGLNPGYTKYLINGRPMLSYPALYNGSESFNNLSGIPVDIVERIEVLPGGQSSLYGSDAIAGVVNIILKERMDGGTMTVRGGTYTEGGGSNLRISGAHGFTAVDGRFNALVNVQYEKGNPIWGYQRDITRQTNPVGFTPQAPSNDFLVIGGGKYYMMDPSRCANVGGLYDGTTTVGFREGKGESCGSIYSAGYKTLKNSKDSGQFYSTMTFDVNDNLQLFADVLYSKEKTEFTSGSSALWWGTQSGMGGFYDQGLGKVVNLQRAFAPEEIGVGDYNNILNADRSRSYQVTPGAKGMFGDWDYSASFTRGEYRLDQDRFVRWKDKINGFFADRVLGQQLGTYTDPKTGGQFGIYNPNYAAFYSPITPEEFGSFTGYGTHHSKTWQNLGRVQLTNGSLFSLPGGDAGLAVVLEGGSEGWNYSPNQSFIDGNVWGTTAVAGAGHRSSYAVTSELRMPLHEMVTVSASGRYDAFKIADSTVDKATYSIGVEFRPLESLLFRGKYGTAFRAPTLSDAFQGMSGSYASSQNDYYRCNQAGFALNDDLCPYYKNTSVYSEKSGNPDLKPITADVWSAGVVWAPVSNFSLSVDYYNWKIKNEVKTLSSDQLLMAEYACATGAVNNTSASCQDVANWITRDNAGAITRVYTPKLNVASQNLEAVAVSAKYQQDIGRFGSLNFSGNYTNMLKRELQPLPGAQKIDLLSDPYNMYYYDNYAKVRGDLSVAWNIDKFTTTVYANYVGSTPNYVAYLGRSYDYTNRYGAKAGKWGSYTTYNLSFAYRAQEDLTLSLMVNNVFNKMPTGQRYSYEGTDGTPYNSAFYSIYGRSIQAQMKYDFGK from the coding sequence ATGAAATACGTAAGCAACACCGCACGTCGCAACACGCTCGCCGTCGCCCTGATTTCCGCTCTGATGGCCGCCGCCCCGGCAATGGCCCAGGACAAGGCGACCAACCTGGACAAGATCACCGTCACCGGTTCGCTGATCCCGCAGACCCAGGTTGAAACCCAGACCCCGGTGATGTCCATCACCTCCGAAGACATCCAGGCACGCGGCTTCACCAGCGTGGCCGAAGTGCTGCAGCAGTCCTCGCTGACCACCGGCGGCCTGCAGGGTGGCCAGACCTCGGGTGCCTTCACCCAGGGCGCCGAAGCCTCCGGCATGTTCGGCCTGAACCCGGGTTACACCAAGTACCTGATCAACGGCCGCCCGATGCTTTCGTATCCGGCGCTGTACAACGGCAGCGAGTCGTTCAACAACCTCAGCGGCATTCCGGTCGACATCGTCGAGCGCATTGAAGTGCTGCCGGGTGGCCAGTCCTCGCTGTACGGTTCGGACGCCATCGCCGGCGTCGTCAACATCATCCTGAAGGAGCGCATGGACGGCGGCACGATGACCGTCCGCGGCGGCACCTACACCGAAGGTGGTGGCAGCAACCTGCGCATCAGCGGCGCGCACGGCTTCACCGCCGTCGACGGCCGCTTCAACGCACTGGTCAACGTCCAGTACGAAAAGGGCAACCCGATCTGGGGTTACCAGCGCGACATCACCCGCCAGACCAACCCGGTCGGCTTCACCCCGCAGGCTCCGTCCAATGACTTCCTGGTCATCGGTGGCGGCAAGTACTACATGATGGACCCGAGCCGTTGCGCCAATGTCGGCGGCCTGTACGACGGCACCACCACCGTCGGCTTCCGTGAAGGCAAGGGCGAGTCCTGCGGCTCGATCTACAGCGCGGGCTACAAGACGCTGAAGAACTCCAAGGACAGCGGTCAGTTCTACTCGACCATGACCTTCGACGTGAACGACAACCTGCAGCTGTTCGCCGACGTGCTGTACAGCAAGGAAAAGACCGAGTTCACCTCCGGCTCCAGCGCCCTGTGGTGGGGCACGCAGTCGGGCATGGGCGGCTTCTACGACCAGGGCCTGGGCAAGGTCGTGAACCTGCAGCGCGCCTTCGCGCCGGAAGAAATCGGCGTCGGCGACTACAACAACATCCTCAATGCCGACCGCAGCCGTTCCTACCAGGTCACCCCGGGTGCGAAGGGCATGTTCGGTGACTGGGACTACAGCGCCAGCTTCACCCGCGGCGAATACCGCCTGGACCAGGACCGCTTCGTGCGCTGGAAGGACAAGATCAACGGCTTCTTCGCCGATCGCGTCCTCGGCCAGCAGCTGGGCACCTACACCGACCCGAAGACCGGCGGCCAGTTCGGCATCTACAACCCGAACTATGCTGCGTTCTACTCGCCGATCACCCCGGAAGAGTTCGGCAGCTTCACCGGCTACGGCACCCACCACAGCAAGACCTGGCAGAACCTGGGCCGCGTGCAGCTGACCAACGGTTCGCTGTTCAGCCTGCCGGGCGGTGACGCCGGCCTGGCCGTGGTCCTGGAAGGCGGCAGCGAAGGCTGGAACTACTCGCCGAACCAGTCGTTCATCGACGGCAATGTGTGGGGCACCACCGCCGTGGCCGGCGCCGGCCACCGCAGCAGCTACGCGGTGACCTCCGAGCTGCGCATGCCGCTGCACGAAATGGTGACGGTCAGCGCTTCGGGCCGCTACGACGCTTTCAAGATCGCCGACAGCACCGTCGACAAGGCCACCTACAGCATCGGCGTCGAGTTCCGTCCGCTGGAAAGCCTGCTGTTCCGCGGCAAGTACGGCACCGCCTTCCGTGCACCGACCCTGTCCGACGCCTTCCAGGGCATGAGCGGTTCGTACGCGTCCAGCCAGAATGACTACTACCGCTGCAACCAGGCGGGCTTCGCGCTGAACGACGACCTCTGCCCGTACTACAAGAACACCTCGGTCTACAGCGAAAAGTCCGGCAACCCGGACCTGAAGCCGATCACCGCCGACGTGTGGAGCGCGGGCGTTGTGTGGGCACCGGTCAGCAACTTCTCGCTGTCGGTTGACTACTACAACTGGAAGATCAAGAACGAGGTCAAGACCCTGAGCAGCGACCAGCTGCTGATGGCCGAGTACGCCTGCGCCACCGGTGCCGTGAACAACACCTCGGCCAGCTGCCAGGATGTTGCCAACTGGATCACCCGTGACAACGCCGGTGCGATCACCCGCGTCTACACCCCGAAGCTGAACGTCGCCAGCCAGAACCTGGAAGCGGTCGCCGTCAGCGCGAAGTACCAGCAGGACATCGGCCGCTTCGGCTCGCTGAACTTCTCCGGCAACTACACCAACATGCTGAAGCGCGAGCTGCAGCCGCTGCCGGGTGCACAGAAGATCGACCTGCTGAGCGATCCGTACAACATGTACTACTACGACAACTACGCCAAGGTGCGTGGCGACCTGTCGGTAGCCTGGAACATCGACAAGTTCACCACCACGGTGTACGCGAACTACGTCGGCAGCACGCCGAACTACGTCGCCTACCTGGGTCGCAGCTACGACTACACCAACCGCTACGGCGCCAAGGCCGGCAAGTGGGGCTCGTACACCACGTACAACCTGAGCTTCGCCTACCGCGCACAGGAAGACCTGACCCTGTCGCTGATGGTCAACAACGTCTTCAACAAGATGCCGACCGGCCAGCGCTACAGCTACGAGGGTACCGATGGCACCCCGTACAACAGCGCCTTCTACAGCATCTACGGCCGCTCCATCCAGGCCCAGATGAAGTACGACTTCGGCAAGTAA
- a CDS encoding alpha/beta hydrolase family protein: MKHYLLLAALAVAAPLHLHAKPTVPTIEQLAAFPDISSLSVSPDGTQIAGLQARGEDRVILVWKTDNLSAAPTTIGAGRMKFQSVSFIKDGLLAVTLWQPFDLRTDRVNKTFISKFFITDTEGKQWKEPISVPRATSRNEELEQALSNATVLDTLPNDPDHILVVNGSGSNSGDVYKVNLRSFTSQRIQKTEERVAGYLTDLNSELRARLRQDVDGTGAYVATEFRNPATNAWEEHFRSHVKDRDITQVVGFADDPNIAFIQSNVGRDKTIIYEYDITARKQREVLFEHKFFNAGSVHVNRYKDVEGVPFGALLGVTYSGPRENEVEWTHPVFKGLNQGVRQALGIQSSDVTLVDPATGQRATTQADTGRAVRVVDYSKDLKTFVLAVSGPANPPEYHLLRNGKLTLLAKSYPKIDPAALGDTRLVYYKARDGLDIPAFPTTPNTELCGAGPWKAVVHPHGGPWARDGMDFDGSMWVPLMASRCMAVLRPQFRGSADWSRKLWMAGDAEWGQKMQDDKDDGAKWMIDQKIAQPGHIAMFGFSYGGYSAFAASVRPNGLYKCAIAGAGVSDIKKIWARFYTNPFFRQAQSKTVDGLNPLDKAGEMKIPLMVYHGDRDRTVPIEQSEWFVNKAKGSGQPVEFHAIADYAHGPAWTRAIMGDQLRLIDDYLGKGCGGGGL, from the coding sequence ATGAAGCACTATCTGCTGCTGGCCGCGCTGGCCGTCGCCGCGCCGCTGCACCTCCATGCCAAGCCGACGGTCCCCACGATCGAACAGCTGGCCGCCTTCCCGGACATATCAAGTCTTTCCGTGTCTCCAGACGGTACTCAGATCGCCGGGCTTCAAGCCCGCGGCGAAGATCGCGTGATCCTGGTCTGGAAGACCGACAACCTCAGCGCAGCGCCTACCACGATCGGCGCAGGCCGCATGAAGTTCCAGAGCGTGAGTTTCATCAAGGACGGACTGCTGGCAGTCACCCTCTGGCAGCCATTCGACCTGCGCACCGACCGGGTCAACAAGACGTTCATCAGCAAGTTCTTCATCACTGATACCGAAGGCAAGCAGTGGAAGGAACCGATCAGCGTACCACGTGCCACCAGCCGCAATGAAGAACTGGAGCAGGCACTGTCCAATGCCACGGTGCTGGACACGCTGCCCAACGACCCGGATCACATCCTGGTGGTCAACGGCTCGGGCAGCAACTCGGGAGACGTCTACAAGGTCAACCTGCGCAGCTTCACATCCCAGCGCATCCAGAAGACCGAAGAACGCGTCGCCGGTTACCTCACCGACCTGAACAGCGAACTGCGCGCACGCCTGCGCCAGGACGTGGACGGTACCGGTGCCTACGTCGCCACCGAATTCCGCAACCCGGCCACCAACGCGTGGGAAGAACACTTCCGCTCGCACGTGAAGGACCGCGACATCACCCAGGTCGTCGGTTTCGCCGATGACCCGAACATCGCCTTCATCCAGAGCAACGTCGGCCGCGACAAGACCATCATCTACGAGTACGACATCACTGCGCGCAAACAGCGGGAAGTGCTGTTCGAACACAAATTCTTCAATGCGGGTTCGGTTCATGTGAACCGCTACAAGGATGTGGAGGGCGTGCCCTTCGGCGCACTGCTTGGCGTGACCTACAGTGGCCCTCGCGAGAACGAAGTTGAGTGGACCCATCCGGTATTCAAGGGCCTCAACCAAGGCGTGCGCCAGGCCCTGGGCATCCAGTCCAGCGACGTCACCTTGGTCGATCCCGCGACGGGCCAGCGCGCGACCACCCAGGCCGACACAGGCCGTGCGGTGCGTGTCGTTGACTACAGCAAGGACCTGAAGACCTTCGTGCTGGCCGTCTCTGGACCGGCCAATCCGCCTGAGTACCACCTGCTGCGCAACGGCAAGCTGACCCTGCTGGCCAAGTCCTATCCAAAGATTGATCCGGCTGCGCTGGGCGATACCAGGCTGGTCTATTACAAGGCCCGCGATGGGCTGGATATTCCGGCGTTCCCGACCACACCGAACACCGAACTGTGCGGTGCTGGCCCGTGGAAGGCGGTGGTGCATCCGCACGGCGGCCCATGGGCGCGCGACGGCATGGACTTCGATGGCTCGATGTGGGTGCCGCTGATGGCATCGCGCTGCATGGCGGTCCTGCGGCCACAGTTCCGCGGTTCGGCCGACTGGAGCCGCAAGCTGTGGATGGCCGGTGACGCCGAATGGGGCCAGAAGATGCAGGACGACAAGGATGATGGCGCCAAGTGGATGATCGACCAGAAGATCGCCCAGCCCGGCCACATCGCCATGTTCGGCTTCTCCTATGGCGGCTACTCAGCGTTTGCGGCCTCGGTCCGCCCGAACGGCCTGTACAAGTGCGCGATTGCCGGCGCCGGCGTCTCGGACATCAAGAAGATCTGGGCGCGTTTCTATACCAATCCGTTCTTCCGCCAAGCGCAGTCGAAGACCGTGGACGGCCTGAACCCGCTGGACAAGGCCGGAGAGATGAAGATTCCGCTGATGGTCTACCACGGTGACCGCGATCGTACGGTTCCCATCGAGCAGTCGGAGTGGTTCGTGAACAAGGCCAAGGGCTCGGGGCAGCCGGTCGAGTTCCACGCCATCGCCGACTATGCGCATGGGCCCGCCTGGACCCGCGCGATCATGGGTGACCAGCTCAGGTTGATCGACGACTACCTGGGCAAGGGCTGCGGCGGCGGCGGCCTGTAA
- a CDS encoding M13 family metallopeptidase — MTRTPKIVLLTLAVSAALVGCGKNETPAKDATASTPAAAEATQYTLDESKLPAYNAFQPSDLDTSKDACGAFGDYVNSKWLAANEIPGDRTSWGAFTILDERSVAVQHQLAEQVAQVKTPNHIEKIVGDLWATGMDEAKINAQGIEPLKADLTAIDGLQDKAAIANYLRTSAAKGDNVLFGFGAEADFKNSAVNLAYASQGGLGLPDSTYYTDAKNADKLKAYQAHVAKVLELSGVAAADAAKQAEEVVKFETRLAKASKSRVELSRNVELYYNPVTLADADKLTPNFSWTEFFKSQGVAAPEKFSLAMPAFHEEVSKALGDTDPSVWRAYLRFHTVDSASPYLADAFVQENYEFYGKTLNGQKEQKPRWKRVLGTIENDAGEAFGQLYVKVAFSPEAKAKMEELVKNLAASLKERIQGLSWMSDETKAKAIAKWETFTPKIGYPDKWRDWSGLQTQRDSFLGNVRAANEFNYKFNLSKIGKPVDKTEWGMTPQTVNAYYNPLQNEIVFPAAILQPPFFDPKADDALNYGGIGAVIGHEMTHGYDDQGARFGPTGNMEDWWTAADKKNFEGLTGKLVKQFDQYKVDGQAVNGHLTLGENIADLGGLATAYDALQKASAGKEDAKVDGFTRDQRFFFNWATVWRTKYTPENAKVRLATDPHAPAQFRAMGAPSNLPTFAAAFQCKAGSPMARSGDQQVVIW; from the coding sequence GTGACCCGTACTCCCAAGATCGTGCTGCTGACCCTGGCCGTTTCGGCCGCGCTGGTTGGCTGCGGCAAGAACGAAACCCCGGCCAAGGACGCCACCGCCTCCACGCCGGCTGCCGCCGAAGCCACCCAGTACACCCTGGACGAGAGCAAGCTGCCGGCCTACAACGCCTTCCAGCCCAGCGACCTCGATACCAGCAAGGACGCCTGTGGCGCCTTCGGCGACTACGTCAACAGCAAGTGGCTGGCCGCCAATGAAATCCCGGGCGACCGCACCAGCTGGGGCGCCTTCACCATCCTCGACGAGCGTTCGGTGGCCGTGCAGCACCAGCTGGCCGAACAGGTGGCGCAGGTGAAGACCCCGAACCACATCGAGAAGATCGTCGGCGACCTGTGGGCCACCGGCATGGACGAGGCCAAGATCAACGCCCAGGGCATCGAGCCGCTGAAGGCCGACCTGACCGCGATCGATGGCCTGCAGGACAAGGCGGCCATTGCCAACTACCTGCGCACCAGCGCAGCCAAGGGTGACAACGTCCTGTTCGGCTTTGGCGCTGAAGCCGACTTCAAGAACTCGGCCGTGAACCTGGCCTACGCCAGCCAGGGCGGCCTGGGCCTGCCGGACAGCACCTACTACACCGACGCCAAGAACGCCGACAAGCTGAAGGCCTACCAGGCACACGTCGCCAAGGTGCTGGAGCTGTCCGGCGTCGCCGCTGCCGACGCTGCCAAGCAGGCCGAGGAAGTGGTCAAGTTCGAGACCCGCCTGGCCAAGGCCTCCAAGTCGCGCGTCGAACTGTCGCGCAACGTCGAGCTGTACTACAACCCGGTCACCCTGGCCGACGCCGACAAGCTGACCCCGAACTTCAGCTGGACCGAGTTCTTCAAGTCGCAGGGCGTGGCCGCACCGGAGAAGTTCTCGCTGGCCATGCCGGCCTTCCATGAGGAAGTGAGCAAGGCGCTGGGCGACACCGATCCGTCGGTGTGGCGTGCCTACCTGCGCTTCCACACCGTGGACAGTGCCTCGCCGTACCTGGCCGACGCCTTCGTGCAGGAGAACTACGAGTTCTACGGCAAGACCCTCAACGGCCAGAAGGAACAGAAGCCGCGCTGGAAGCGCGTGCTGGGCACCATTGAAAACGACGCCGGTGAAGCCTTCGGCCAGCTGTACGTGAAGGTGGCCTTCTCGCCCGAAGCCAAGGCCAAGATGGAAGAGCTGGTGAAGAACCTGGCCGCCTCGCTGAAGGAACGCATCCAGGGCCTGAGCTGGATGAGCGATGAGACCAAGGCCAAGGCCATCGCCAAGTGGGAAACCTTCACCCCGAAGATCGGCTACCCGGACAAGTGGCGTGACTGGTCGGGCCTGCAGACCCAGCGCGACAGCTTCCTGGGCAACGTGCGCGCAGCCAACGAGTTCAACTACAAGTTCAACCTGTCCAAGATCGGCAAGCCAGTGGACAAGACCGAGTGGGGCATGACCCCGCAGACGGTCAACGCCTACTACAACCCGCTGCAGAACGAGATCGTGTTCCCGGCCGCCATCCTGCAGCCGCCGTTCTTCGATCCGAAGGCCGACGACGCGCTGAACTACGGTGGCATCGGCGCGGTGATCGGCCACGAAATGACCCACGGCTACGACGACCAGGGCGCACGTTTCGGGCCGACCGGCAACATGGAAGACTGGTGGACCGCCGCTGACAAGAAGAACTTCGAAGGCCTGACCGGCAAGCTGGTCAAGCAGTTCGACCAGTACAAGGTCGACGGCCAGGCGGTGAACGGCCACCTGACCCTGGGCGAGAACATCGCCGACCTGGGCGGCCTGGCCACTGCTTACGACGCACTGCAGAAGGCCAGCGCAGGCAAGGAAGACGCGAAGGTCGATGGCTTCACCCGCGACCAGCGCTTCTTCTTCAACTGGGCCACCGTGTGGCGTACCAAGTACACCCCGGAGAACGCCAAGGTCCGCCTGGCCACCGACCCGCACGCCCCGGCGCAGTTCCGCGCCATGGGTGCACCGTCGAACCTGCCGACCTTTGCGGCCGCGTTCCAGTGCAAGGCCGGTTCGCCGATGGCCCGCAGCGGCGACCAGCAGGTGGTGATCTGGTAA